CTCCGTCCCTATACATTAATACCTGTAACAGGCGGTTACATTATCAGTGTGTGAGTCGGTCACTGACTATAGTTACTTATAAAGCAACAGGTCCTCGGTTTTAAGATAGTTCTTGTTTGTCGCTCTTCTCTTGCACTCGTCCCTATCTCATCGGTAGATGTCTCTCTCTCTCAGTGGGGTTTTTCTCTCTTTGATTTCTTGATCTCTGTTTGTAACATTTAGACACCATTGCTGTTAAGGAACCCTTGTAATTATATCGCCCTGCATCTTGTTGAATCCTTAAGGAACCGATCTTTTTGGTGGGTTATAAACCTGGAGCAATCTCACTCCCTATACTCGAATTAGCTTTTACATAAATTTCGaaattatatatgtatcaaTGTATGTAGTGTAtgattttgattcattttgcAATTGGCGTGGGTTAcaactttttttctattcacTGGCTCCAAACCTATGAATGAAGGCTGAAGCCTGAAGGGTCTGTTTGTTTGTTACTCTATTAACTATGTCTTTTATGTTAACGAGTTGACTTTTCTTTTAACTAGATCAGTTTTTGTGTGGCCGCTACTTGGTGTTATTTGAATTTGATATGATAATTACCGCTTCTTGGTGGTGTTGCAGGGCATTTGCTTCCACATTGAATATGGCTGAGGCTACACAGTCCAATGCGGAGTTGTTGGAGTGGCCAAAGAAAGATAAGCGCCGCTTCCTGCATGCTGTGTACCGTGTTGGTGATCTTGATCGCACGATTAAGTAGGATTTCGTTGGTTTGGGTTATTGAAATTCACTGTCACGTGTGCTTAGATGCTCACAATTTCCTAATTATTGTTCAGGTTTTACACTGAATGTTTGGGGATGAAGCTTTTGAGGAAAAGAGATGTTCCAGAAGAGAAATTTGCCAATGCTTTTCTTGGATTTGGCCCTGAACAATCCCATTTTGTTGTGGAATTGACTTACAGTATGCTCctgtgtatatttattttttcttgctATTCTCTGATTTATGTACCTTTTGTCTAGCATCCTTTGTGTTGTATGGAATTGGACATTACTTACCTCCACACACATGTGATGTTTTTGGTCAGATTATGGGGTGACCTCATATGATATTGGAACTGGCTTTGGGCATTTTGGTATTGCAACTCCAGATGTAAGCCAGGGTCTTGCCTTTACCACTGCTTGACCTTGACCATTTATTTAACCTTTTGTgcttaaattaaattgtatacATCTTCTACTTTTAGGTTTACAAATTGGTTGAAAACATCCGTGCCAAGGGTGGAGTTATCACTAGGGAGCCTGGTCCAGTTAAGGGTGGTAAATCTGTTATTGCCTTTGTGAAGGACCCTGACGGTTATATTTTTGAGCTCATTCAAAGACCTTCAACCCCTGAGCCATTGTGCCAAGTAATGCTTCGTGTTGGTGATTTAGAGCgctcaataaaattttatgaaaaggTAACAGATCAAGTCTTGTTCTTTTAACGACGATcatgtattttaatataaaccAAATAATGTCCTCTTAGATGCTTATTATAATAGTTGCATAAATATTCATGTTTGTCagcttaaattatttaaattcttttgcTACTATCTGCTTGTCTGTAAAGAAACCTCTCTTTCTGCTGATACTCTGATGTTAGACTTTTTTGTATTATGTCCCTCAATGATCTCTTGCCTTGTTTTTATTCCATTGTTTCTAGGCATGTGGGATGAAATTCCGGAGAGAAAGTTTTGTGTTCAGTACATTTAGTCACACAATAAGTAACTCTTTCTTATCAATATAAAAGCCACTTCCAGTCATGCATTGAAGTAACTGCCTAAAAGCTTAAGCTATTAAGTGCATCTTTGAGTTACCAACTTGGTCATACAGGCTCTAATATCATGTTATTAACCAACTAACCCAGAAGCTTTAGTTATTATGAGAAGTTTCATGAATGGATTGTCGTCCATGTTGCCTGGTGTTCTGCATAGCATTGTCCTTTTCTCTTTTTAGGGGAATGTGGAGAATGAAGCCTGGGGTTGTGTAGGATGTAGTGCTTATATTGATAATTGAATAGAATCTTTCATTGATTTGTGTGGCATTTTGGATCTGGATTGGTAATTATGAACTGTTGCCTGTAATGGACATAAAAAATCCTGATATTGCATCTATTATATCATGTTTTGAACTTTTGTTCTTTAGGTGTGTTTGGTATTTTTGATGGCACACATTTGGATGCTTTCTCAACCTAATGAATTCGTGTTGGTTGTTGAAGTGAATGTCTGTTTGAACCATTATAATGGAAAATCAAGCACACCTTAATTCAATTGGGTTTTAGTAACTAAGGATCCTATTTTGGTTCTTATTGGATGTGCAGGCTTTAGGTTTGAGGGTCGTAAAGAGGGCTGATAGACCTGAACAAAAGGTGAGTTTCCTTATTCTTAGCATTCCACTCAAGCCAGGACATCTATCGTATCTAAGCTTTGACTTAAAATTTTTCCTGTATTATGTTACATATATTACAGTATACTGTAGTCATGCTTGGGTACGCAGACGAGCAAGAGACAACTGTGTTGGAGCTTACGTATAACTATGGTGTTACTGAATACACCAAGGGAAATGCTTATGCACAGGTTGGTAAATAcgtattttttatgttatatttccTTATGTAAAAGCCTAAACCGGTTCTTCACATTTCTCTTCCCATttgatcataaaatttatttgttgtaCATAACAGGTTGCTATAAGTACGGACGATGTATACAAGAGTGCTGAGGTTGTGAACATAGTCACACAAGAGCTTGGAGGAAAGATTACTCGGCAACCAGGGCCAATTCCTGGAATCAACACAAAGATCACTTCTTTCTTAGACCCTGATGGATGGAAAACTgtgagtattttattttttatttagttttaatgtTGTAAAGGTGTGGCTTACTTTCTATTTGTTTTAACATAGAATCAAGAACCGAAATAATAGGTTAATTATGACGTAGGACACGTACACATGTTCTTACCCAGGGGCAACTACAGCTGTAATTTTACAATAGTATCATAAACTACGAAATAGAATGTGCTTTAATTGAACTTGCATTACTTTTTAATAACTGAACCTTTTATGCAGTTTTAATTATGAGTATGGACAAAACAATTGATTCTTCAGAGCTGAATGTTTATCGATTATGATTTATGATTTATGAATATGAAAGGTAGAGCAGGAAGTTTCTCATGTATAAAGAAATGGTGTTTAaccaaagaaaagaagaatgtaATATACCAACTTCTGTGACCTTGAACCGATCATACATTTTGTGTTCTGTCAACTGTCATACTTTTCtgaataatatttgaattgctAACAACAAAGGAGGTCATGTCTCAGCATATTTTTAACTTCCTTTTGCAAGTCCTCAGCTTGTATTTCTCTAATTATTGAGTCAAGTATTGTATTTATCAAGATTTTGCCACATATCTAATAGCAatgttttcttgaaaaaaaagataatagaaATGCATTTTGAATATGTGCATATTTCTATTGCCTCCATTATTAATGACAAGCATGTCTAAGTGTGTCATTCATTTTGTATGAGTTTTGCAGGTTTTGGTTGACAATGAAGATTTTCTGAAGGAACTGGAGTGACAAGTGCTGTTGTATGAATAAATAAGTGATAAGAtcgtgtgtgtttttttttcaatgtggtgGTCTTCAGTATGTGACTTTATAATTGATTGAGTACGCAGTTTAAACTTCCATATGCTGATGTTTACCTCTATATTAACATCTTCAAATATTTCGAAAAATCGGGGGATAATTATGATGTATTAGCGCAGAACCTAAATCATTTTCAGCCAAATTGCTTGTATGTTTTTAGTCAAATGAGATTCCCATCTTGATGCTATTAGGCTTAGATATAATTTATGGTTTTGCATTATACAAAAATCCGAATATTGTTTGCTATAATTTTAGTCTTTATGTTTTacagaatttataatttttattcataattatttttatacgcTTTTATTCCCTtactttttaattgtttataattttttttagacatTTCATCATGCACCTAGAAGAACAAAGTTTATGCTTatcaaattaacttttcttatttttatttttaaattatgaattatctTTTGCAAGGATTTAAGagttaaatttaagatttttcttttaattttcaaggaTGGCTTacaataaattgattgaaaaaaaattaatctatggaccaaaattatgtattttacggaagatataaattatataaaagaaattaaagaataaaattatgaattaaatttgcttcaaaaaattgagactaaaattTTGGATATTTAAAGTAAGTAGGCTAAACTTCTGAATGTTTTCTGAGGTGAAAGTAATGGACTTTTCGAAAACGTAGAGTAAGATTATGGTACTTCTTGGCTcaacattattttaattgagGGGTTTCTCCGTGCACTTCCAATAATCTCTCTTGTACCTCccaaaactaaatttattttcatggtTGCCCAAGGTAAAAAATAAGAGTTATTATCTCTTTTTCACCGCATATTCTCTGCACCCCCAAAATCATACACCCTCACCTTCTCCCACGTTCTGTTCTTCTCCCACACAGTCTCCACACATTCTTCATCCGTCTTCTCCCACACTGTTCTTCTCCACAACCTCccttttctccttttctcctTTTGCACAACTCTACAGGCCCCATCTTCTCCATTTGCCCAGTTAAGTagtgttattatattttaattgattttaggaATGGTTGTctgtatattttaattgattttagcaATAGATTACAAGATCCGTATCATGTCTTCGTTTTAATATTTCACCAAAACGGCTTTCCAAATCCGTTTCTAACATGTGTGAAACGGAACACACATTccgtttagtttttttttttttattttttttatttaccgaAACGAATTGTGAAATCCGTTTGCCAGAAAGCTGAAACGGAATACACAATccgtttcttatttttgtttttgattttgacTGAAACGGATTTTGGAATCCGTGTTGGGGGAGGCTGAAACGGAATATAGAATCCGTTTTGGTGTTATTTTTGGACTTCactgttgatgatgttttgcATTGCTTGAAGGATGATAATATTATAGGCAAAGGAGGTGCAGGCATGGTATACAATAAGAGACTGGCCTGCAATGCAAGTAATCAATAAGAAACTCTGTATTACTTTTCACCACCCTATACAAATTACACGTTAAAGTTCTTGGTGGCAGAACCGCCACGTGAAAAAGGAGAAAGACGTCCAAGTTTTTTAGACACTAAGTTGATGAACGATTTTCTAGGGAGAGGAGGCTTATCAGCGGAGGGTGAACCATATATTACAGGACTGCTTGATGCTGATCTAAGGGAAGATCTTTCGACCTCTTTTAGTTTCATTCTCAACTTCACTATCTCTAGTTTCAGATCTTCGTTTTCTCTTCGTAAGATGGAGAACTCGTTTGACATTGGATTAAGCTCGTTGGGGGATAGATTCACCTTGTCACGAAAATTATTAGGAGAATCCCAACCTACACTACCATCCATGGAATCGCGAAGTCGTTGTTGTTCATAGTAGAGAACTTGAACCACAGTTTGAACAGGAAGCCTGTCGTTTTGAGCTGCGTTAGCACACGCATCTCGTGATAACTTATGGCAATCCATCACGCTGCACACTTTCTTTTTCTCAGTGTCGCCTAGAATTGGATGAGGCTGAGATTTGCAAATTTTTACTTTACCACCAGCAATCTATGAtgcttttataaaattgatggAACATTAGATTATTTTTGTAAGTTTAATATTGTTATGTGTTGAAATCAAAATCTACCAACTCAAACGTGTTAAACCTCAGTGTGTGTGCTTTCTAGAAGAGAAATCTGATGTTGGCtttgaaaaatagtaaaagtacAAAATGTGATCATGAGTGTAAGTTCTATTAAAGGGAAATGAAGTAACATGTCTCAAATTTTGATCTCCTTCCATGtctctcaaattaaaataaaatcattatgcAAGTAAAGCTTTAATAAGACCCGAAAGAGAGACATGTAATCTGAGTACACcatatattaaagtataatgcaaattctagagcaatctagaaaaatataagatagagttattgaaatgtaaagaaacttctagagtattggagaaaagcctaggatagaaagaaatatcaagaacattcaactatgtagaaaatctagaagtatttgttttagttctaactaggagtttctagaataatctatgggtctataaatacccatgtatcctaccattttGTAACATGAAGAACAAttaacacaacatccaatacaactactctcaactacaaaaTACACTTCTtcaactactactttcacactctactatttacacattttctctatcccttcaactatcccttTCACAACCTTGAAATActaacagtggtatcagagctacGTTCGATCATTTATTGGGCGTagaaaaattattctattactTCCAAAACCTTCCTTCTATACTTCCAAAAGAAGAGAGTTTTTTCTCTTAATCCATGGCTTCTAACATTGTTCACTTTTCTTCAGTCCCTCTACCAGTTTTTATTGGTGAAAATTTTGACCTTTGGAAACTCAAACTAAAGACATATTTTATCTCACAAAAATTGTGGGATATTGTTCAATCTGGTTATACAAAACCAGATAATATTGAGACTCTATCTGAGGAGGAACGAAAAAAGCTAGAAGATTCTGAACAAAAGGATGCCCAAGCATTGTTTGTTCTTCAACAAGCTGTGGGAGAAACTATCGCCAGGAGGATCATGGATGCAGAAACTGCAAAAAGGGCATGGGATATTTTGGAAGAAGAATTTGAAGGCAATGAACAGGTACGCTCCGTTAAACTACACTATCTAAGAAGAGAATTTGAGACCATCAGAATGAAGGAATCTGAGACCATTGAAGAATACTatggaagaataaaagaaatagtgaataaaatgaagttatatggaaaagaaattaaggaaaaaagagTGGTAGAAAAAAATTCTTATCACTCTCACAGAGAAATATGATTCCATAGTAGCGTCCATAGAAACTTCCTCGGATCCATCTTCTCTATCGATAAGTAAATTAGTTGGTCTCCTTGGAGCGCACGAAGCAAGATTAAATAATCGTGCTGATACAAATTCAGTCGAAAATGCCTTCCAATCAAAGCTCAAATTACAACCCAaaaggagagaagaagaagaaaagaaaaatgttgaagaataTTCTAGAAGCAAAGATTCTAGAAATTTCTCTGGAAGCAAGAAAGATAAATATCCTCCGTGTGGCATTTGCAATAAGTCAAGTCATGCAGAAAAAGACTGTTGGCATCGTGGGAAGCTAATATGTCATTATTGCAAGAAACCTGGACATGTGGAGAAATATTgtcgtaataaaaataagcatcaagCAAACTTTGCTGAAGAACATAATCAGGAGCAACGTTTATTTTATGTCAATCAAGAATCTCATAGTGGAGAAGGAAACTGGTACTTGGACAGTGGATGCAGCAATCACATGGCCAAAGATCAAAGTatcttcaaagacattgataaatCTGTCAATGTCAAAGTTCGTCTTGGAAATGGCGCCACAGTGGAGTCTCAAGGCAAAGGAACTGTCATGGTGGAGACAAAGAAAGGTACGAAATTCATCAAGGACGTTTTACTAGTTCCCAATcttaaagaaaatcttttaagtattggcCAAATGATGGAGAATGGGTATTCTCTTcactttgagaaagatacatgtaaaatttatgacagtagaAGGTTAGAAATTGGTGAAGTAAAAATagagaagagaaatagaagctTTCCCATAAACTTCAAACCTGGAACTAATATTGCCATGAAGGCGGAAGTTGATGACTCATGGTTTTggcataggagatttggccacttcaacacacatgccttaaagcttctatatcaGAAAAACATGATGAGAGATCTTCCTTACTTGAAggagaataatgaatcatgcgAAGGATGTCTTCTCGGCAAGCAACACCAATTACCATTCTCAATAGACAAAGCATGGAGAGCAAAAGACTTACTAGAATTAATCCACACCGATGTTTGTGGACCAATGAGGACgccttcacatcacaacaacatgtacttcatcctcttcattgatgacttctctagaatgACATGGGTCTATTTCTTAAAGGCAAAGTAGGAAGTCTTcggaatattcaagaaattcaaggctCTTGTCGAGAAACAAAGTGGAAAACAGATAAAAGTACTTAGAAGTGATCGTGGAAAGGAGTACACATCTCATGAGTTTGACAAATTCTGCGAAGATGAAGGCATAGAACGACAACTTACAGTCGCATATACTCCACAATAAAATGGTGTTTCGGAGAGAAAGAATCACACAGTCATGGAG
This portion of the Vigna unguiculata cultivar IT97K-499-35 chromosome 6, ASM411807v1, whole genome shotgun sequence genome encodes:
- the LOC114189066 gene encoding lactoylglutathione lyase GLX1-like, producing MAEATQSNAELLEWPKKDKRRFLHAVYRVGDLDRTIKFYTECLGMKLLRKRDVPEEKFANAFLGFGPEQSHFVVELTYNYGVTSYDIGTGFGHFGIATPDVYKLVENIRAKGGVITREPGPVKGGKSVIAFVKDPDGYIFELIQRPSTPEPLCQVMLRVGDLERSIKFYEKALGLRVVKRADRPEQKYTVVMLGYADEQETTVLELTYNYGVTEYTKGNAYAQVAISTDDVYKSAEVVNIVTQELGGKITRQPGPIPGINTKITSFLDPDGWKTVLVDNEDFLKELE
- the LOC114188598 gene encoding BTB/POZ domain-containing protein SR1IP1-like; this translates as MDCHKLSRDACANAAQNDRLPVQTVVQVLYYEQQRLRDSMDGSVGWDSPNNFRDKVNLSPNELNPMSNEFSILRRENEDLKLEIVKLRMKLKEVERSSLRSASSSPVIYGSPSADKPPLPRKSFINLVSKKLGRLSPFSRGGSATKNFNV
- the LOC114188599 gene encoding uncharacterized protein LOC114188599, which translates into the protein MASNIVHFSSVPLPVFIGENFDLWKLKLKTYFISQKLWDIVQSGYTKPDNIETLSEEERKKLEDSEQKDAQALFVLQQAVGETIARRIMDAETAKRAWDILEEEFEGNEQLKLQPKRREEEEKKNVEEYSRSKDSRNFSGSKKDKYPPCGICNKSSHAEKDCWHRGKLICHYCKKPGHVEKYCRNKNKHQANFAEEHNQEQRLFYVNQESHSGEGNWYLDSGCSNHMAKDQSIFKDIDKSVNVKVRLGNGATVESQGKGTVMVETKKGTKFIKDVLLVPNLKENLLSIGQMMENGYSLHFEKDTCKIYDSRRLEIGEVKIEKRNRSFPINFKPGTNIAMKAEVDDSWQSRKSSEYSRNSRLLSRNKVENR